The DNA region ATGGCTTCTGGCTGCTCGCCTGGCGCCACGTGTGGCTCTCGGTTGGCGGCATGGCGCTCGGCGCTCTCATCGGGGTGCCGCTCGGCATACTGTCGGCGCGGATGAAGCCGGTGCGGGCAGTGGTTATCCCGGTCGTGAGCATCATCCAGACAGTGCCCTCGCTCGCGCTTTTCGGCCTGCTGATGGTCGTTCTGACCGCGGTCGCACTGCCGAGCATCGGCACGGTGCCCACGCTGATCGCGCTTACGCTCTACGCGCTATTGCCCATCGTCCGAAACACCTACCTTGGAATCGCCGGGGTGGACCCGGCAATCGTCGATGCCGGGCTTGGGATGGGCATGAGCCGCAGGGAGCTGCTCTGGAAGGTCGAGCTCCCTCTCGCGCTGCCGCTACTGATCGAGGGCTTGCGCTCGGCGCTCGTGCTCACAGTGGGGATCGCCGCGGTCATGGCGATTGCCGGTGCCATGGATCTGGGCACGATCGTGTTTTATGGCGCCGGACTCGACGTGCCCGACCTGGTCTTGCTCGGCGCGTTGCCGATGGTCGTGCTCGCCATCCTGGCCGACCAGGCCATGCGCGCGCTTGAAGTCGCCGTTGTCTCGCCAGGCATCAGGGAAAGGCAGCAGGCGTGATCGCGCTCGAGCACATCACCAAGCGCTACGGCGACCGCAACGCTGTCGACGACTTGACGCTTGAGGTCCCCAACGGCGAGGTTGCCGTGCTGATTGGGCCTTCCGGCTGCGGCAAAACCACAACGCTGCGCATGGTCAACCGCCTCATCGAGCCCACGAGCGGGCGCATCCTGATCGACGGCATGGACGCCGCTTCGCTGCGACCCGAGGAGCTGCGCCGCCACATCGGCTACGCGATCCAGTCGGTCGGCCTGTTTCCGCATCTCACCGTCGCCGATAACATCGCGACCGTTCCCAAGCTCCTGGGCTGGAAGGCGGACAGGATCGGCCCGCGCATCACCGAGCTGCTCGACCTCGTCGGGCTGGACCCCAGCCAGTACGCGGGCAAGTACCCCCGCCAGCTCTCGGGAGGGGAGGCCCAGCGCATCGGCGTTGCCAGAGCGCTTGCCGCAGACCCGCCGGTGTTGCTGATGGACGAGCCGTTTGGGGCGGTCGACCCGCTCAATCGCGACCGGCTCCAGGCCGAGTTCGTCAAGATCCAGCGCGAGCTGAAGAAGACGGTCATCTTCGTGACTCACGACGTCGACGAAGCGATTCGCCTCGCCGACAGAATTGCTCTCATGCGCGACGGCCAACTCCAGCAGTACGACACGCCCGAGACACTGCTCGACCACCCGGCCAACAAGTTCGTCCACGACTTCGTAGGTGCCGACGCCGCGCTCAAGCGTCTGGGTCGCGTGCGCGTCGAGAGCGTCATGCGCCGAGACGTACGCACCGCGCGCATCGACGACACGTCGGCGATCGAGGCCGCCACGTGCGCTCCAGCCAACTTCGTCTACCTCACGCGTGACGACAGCTCCTTAGTCGGCTGGATCGACTGCCGCGTGATTGCGCGCGGGACCCCGCTGGCCGACGCCGCCACGCGCGTCGACTGGCGTGAGGCCGCGGTGCTGCCCGAGACCTCGCTGAAGGAAGCGCTTTCGCGCATGCTCGCGTTGGGTTATCGCACGGTGCCGGTTGTCGACCGGGCGGGCAAGCTGCTCGGCGACGTGTCGTTGGCCGATGTCGAGAGCACGATGGAGGGCGGCGACGCGCATCTCGCGTCGGAGCCCGCGGAGGCTGGACCGCCCGCATGAGCGCCGGGGCAGACAGCGCGAGGAGCATCGCAGTCGCCAGGCCCGCGCGGGTGAGTCGGCGAGCGATCGCGACAGGCGCACTCGTGGTGGGCACGGCGGTGTTTGTCGCGATCGTGATGAGTCCCGACCTTGTCGCCAAGGTGCTGGTCGGGCTCTTGGGCGCGCAACCCGATCCAGTGTTCCAGACTCCGCTCTCCGACCTGGTGCTGCAGCATCTCCAGATCGTGTTGGTTTCTGTGGGCCTGACGGTGGTCGTGGGTCTGCCGCTCGGCGTGTGGGTTACGCGCGACAGCGGCAAGGACTTCCGCGACATCGTCTCGGCGTCAGTGGACTTCGGCCAGGTGTTTCCGCCCATCGCGGTCCTCGCGATCATGCTCGGGATTCTGGGCATCGGACTCTGGCCGGCGGTCGTTGCACTGTTCCTGTACGGGCTGTTCCCCGTCGTGAGCGGCACGGTTGCGGGCTTGGAGGCCGTTGCGCCAGCGGTGATCGACTCGGCGCGGGGAATGGGGATGGGGAAGTGGCGCATCCTGTTCTCGGTTGAGCTGCCGCTTGCCCAAGAGGTGATACTTTCCGGCGTTCGGACCTCAGCCATCTACATCGTCGGCACCGCAACGGTCGCGGCGGCGGTTGGCGCGGGCGGCTTGGGGCTGCCCATCTTCACCGGCATCTCGACGCAGAACACCGGCTACATTCTCACCGGAGCGCTCGCGGTCTCGGCGCTCGCACTCGTGATCGACGGCGCGCTCACGGTGCTCGGCATGTGGCTGACGCCGGCCGGGCTGCGCGACTAGCCTCCACCCGGCGAGCGGCTGCCCGCCTCTTCTGCGCTGCGCTACCCTGTGGACATGCCTTCCATCAGCGACATCGCCCGCGCCACGACCGAGCGCCGGGCTCTCCTCGACCCCGCCGCGCCGGTGCTTGCCATGGTCTCGGGCGGCGCCGACTCCGTGACGCTGCTGCGTCTGCTGGCCGCCGGTGAGCTGGGCCAGACCGGACCGCTCTCGGTGCTGCACGTCGACCACATGCTGCGCGGCGATCTCTCCGACGCTGATGCGGCGTTCGTCTCGGCGCTCTGCGACGAGCTGGGTGTGCCGTGCACGGTCGTTCGCTTCGACGTCGCCGAGTACGCGGCCGCAGGCTCGTTGAACCTCGAGGACGCCGGCCGCCGAGTGCGCTACCGCTTCGCCGACGAGGCCCTCGACGCCGCATGCGAGGACGCTGGCGTGCGTCCCGAATTCGGCCGCATCGCCACTGCTCACAGCCGAGACGACCGCGTCGAGACCTTCCTAATGCGCGCGATCACCGGCGCCGGCGCTGGAGGGCTGGCCTCGATCCCGTACCAGCGCGGTCGAATCGTGCGCCCGCTGCTCGACTGCGACCGCGCGGCGATTCGCGACTACCTCGCCGCGCTCGGCCAGCCGTGGCACGAGGATGCCAGCAACGCCGACACGTCGCGCCTTCGTGCCCGCGTGCGAGCCGAGATCGTGCCCATCGCCGAGAGCATCAACCCGGCATTCCGCGAGACGCTTTCCCGCTCCATGGACCTGCTCGGCGACGACGACGCACTGCTCGCTCGCCTTGCGCGCGACTTCGGCCACGACTTCGCCGAGACCACGCCGGACGAGCGTGTGGCCTTCGACCGTGAGTGGATGCACACGCTCGACCGCGCGATGGCGCGCCGAGCCGTCCGAGCGGCGCTGATCGAGGCGTTTCCGGAGGCCTCGCGGCTCGAGGCATCGCACGTGGAGGCGCTCGTCGACGGCCTGGCGGACGACTCGTTCGCGCGCGACCTGCCGGGCAACCTGCGAGCGGAAACCGAGTACGGTAGACTGGTCGTCTCGCGCACGGACCAAGAGCTGCGTGCGGTGGCACCCTCCTTGCTCCCGCTACCCGGTACCGCCGAACTTGGCGACGCCGGCAGCATAGTCGCCGAGGAGGTCGCTCCGGATTGCATCGCCGGCACGCCCGACTCGATCACGATCGCGGCAGATTCGCTCGGCAGTCTCGTCGTTGACGGGGTCCGACCGGGAGATCGTATGCGGGTACTCGGGATGGACGGGAGCCGCAAGCTTTCGGACCTGCTCGTCGACGAGAAGGTCGTACGCAGGCAGCGGCACGCGGTGCCCGTCGTGAGAGATGCGGGTAGCATCGTCTGGCTCGCAGGTGTACGAATGAGCGAGGACTACCGGGTGATGCCGACAACAGCGCGTGCGATGCGCCTGACGTGGTACCGCCCGTAACGCCGACCAGAGCGTGTACGCGCTCATGCAGGAAGGACGACTCACTCGCATGGCTCTTCACCCGGACATCTCGCATCTGATCTACAGCGAGGACCAGCTCCAGAGGCGCGTCCGCGAGCTGGGCGCGCAGATCAGCGCCGACTACGGCGACGAGCCGGTCTTGCTCATCGCCGTCCTCCGAGGCGCCGCGATCTTCGTTGCCGATCTGGCGCGCGCGATCTCATCGCCGGTGGAGCTGGACTTCATGGCGGTGTCGAGCTACGGCTCGTCGACCAAGTCCTCTGGTGTTGTGCGCATCTTGAAGGACCTCGACGAGACGATCGAGGGACGCAACGTGCTGGTGTGCGAGGACATCCTCGACACTGGGCTGACGCTGAAGTACCTGCTCAAGAATCTGGCGTCGCGCAAGCCGCGCTCGCTGGACGTTGTTGCGCTTCTGAGCAAGGAGGGCAAGCAGCGGGTACCTATCAGCTGTAAGTACGTGGGATTCGACGTTCCCGACGAGTTCGTTGTTGGGTACGGACTCGACTACGCTGAGCGCTATCGCAACCTTCCGTACGTGGGCGTGCTCAAGCCCGAGATCTACGCAGACTAGGCGGCGCCCCATTGCGGGCGCCCTGTCTCTTCGAGGAGACGCGGGAACGTGAACAAGAACTTCCGAACTGTACTGCTCTATCTGGTGCTGCTGGCGGTGCTCGTCTGGGTTGTCATGCTCCAGATGAACAAGTCCAGCACGGCTCCACCCACTGCGCTCACCACGAGCCAATTCGTCTCGGCGGTTAAGGCGGGCGACGTCACTGACGTCACCTATGTGGTGCGCGACAGCAGCCTGTCTGGCAACTTCTACGCAAACGCCGAGGCCAGGACCAAGAAGGCGGCCACGCCGTTCACGTCGTCGTACTCGGGCACCGATAGCCTGAACACGCTGCTCCAAGACAACAACGTCAAATACAACACCGACTCTTCTGGCACGCCGCTGTGGATTGGCATCGTGACTTCGATCCTGCCCATCCTGCTTCTGGTGTTCGTGATGTTCTTCTTCTTAAACCAGATGCAAGGCGGCAACTCGAAGATCATGAACTTCGGCAAGGCCAAGGCCAAGCGCATGACTCGCGACCAACCACGCATCACGTTTAAGGACGTGGCCGGTGCCGATGAGGCCATCGAGGAGCTCCAAGAGATCAAGGAGTTCCTGGCCAACCCCGGCAAGTTCCAGGCGCTGGGCGCCAAGATCCCCAAGGGCGTGCTGCTCGTTGGCCCTCCGGGTACCGGCAAGACGCTGCTGGCCCGTGCTGTTGCCGGCGAGGCCGCAGTGCCGTTCTTCTCGATCTCAGGTTCTGACTTCGTCGAGATGTTCGTGGGCGTGGGCGCCTCGCGCGTCCGCGACCTGTTCGAGCAGGCCAAGGCCGCCAATCCCTGCATCATCTTCATGGACGAGATCGACGCCGTTGGCCGCCAGCGTGGCGCTGGTCTTGGTGGCGGGCACGACGAGCGCGAGCAGACGCTGAACCAACTGCTTGTCGAGATGGACGGCTTCGACATCAAAGACAACGTCATCTTGATCGCGGCCACCAACCGACCCGACATCCTCGACCCGGCGCTCCTGCGCCCGGGCCGCTTCGACCGCCAGATCGTGGTGGACCGCCCCGACCTGAAGGGTCGCCTCGGCATCCTGAAGATTCACGCTCGTGGCAAGCCGCTGGCCGACAATGTCGAGCTCGAAGTCCTCGCTCGGCGCACGCCTGGCTTCACCGGTGCCGATCTGGCCAACCTCGTCAACGAGGCCGCGCTTCTCGCCGCGCGTCACGGCAAGAAGAAGGTCGACATGGAGGAGATGGACGAGGCCATCGAGCGCGTCATCTCCGGCCCGGAGCGCAAGAGCCGTCTGATCTCCGACGAAGAGAAGAAGATCATCGCCTTCCACGAGGCCGGTCACGCCCTGGTGGGTCACAACCTGCCCAATACCGACCCTGTGCACAAGATTTCGATCATCGCCCGCGGCCAAGCACTCGGCTACACGCTCTCGCTGCCGACGGAGGACAAGTTCCTCACCAGCAAGCAGCAGATGACCGACAACCTCGCGATGATGCTCGGCGGCCGCGTCGCCGAGGAGACCGCCATCGGTGACATCACCACCGGCGCCAGCAACGACATCGAGCGGGCCACCAAGATGGCCAAGCAGATGGTCACGCGCTTCGGTATGAGCGAGAAGCTCGGCCCGCAGACGTTTGGCGAGGCGAGCCACGAGGTCTTCCTCGGTCGCGACTTCTCGGCCAACGCGGACTACTCGCCGGAGATCGCCTACGAGATCGACAAGGAGATCAGCCGCCTGATCGACGAGGCGTACGAGAAGGCACGCGGCATCCTCACGGAGCGTCGCCAGCAGCTCGACCTGATGGCCCGCGTGCTCATCGAGCGCGAGACTGTCGACAAGGACGAGCTCGAGGCGTTGCTCTCCAACAAGTGGGACGAGTTCCTCATCAAGGAGGCCGCCGACAAGGCAGCCAAGGGTGAGGTCGCCGAGGAAGAAGAGCCGCCTGCGGCCGCTCCGACTGAGAGCGAACGCTCGATTCCGCTGACCGAGCCCCCGATGGCTGGAGTTCCGCCGGCGTACGGCGCCTAAGGGTTTCAGCGCACGAGGAACTACCCGTGGGCCCGCGCGAAACTGCGCGGGCCCACGTGCATTCGGGTACCCTTAGTGGGCGCATGTGCGCTCAAGCGGCACGGAAGGACGGCACATGGATCGCGACAAGATCGAAGCTGGCGTTCGCCTCATCCTCGAGGGCGTGGGGGAAGACCCGACGCGCGAGGGTCTGCGAGACACGCCGCGCCGAGTCGCCGACATGTACGGCGAGGTATTCGCGGGCATCGAGGCGGACCCCGCCGAGCACTTCGTCGTGACCTTCAACGAGGGCCACCAAGAGATGGTGCTCGTCCGCGACATCCCGCTCTACTCGATGTGCGAGCACCACCTCGTGCCGTTCATGGGTCGTGCGCACGTCGCCTACATCCCCGGCAAGTCGGGGCGCATCTGCGGCCTTTCGAAACTCGCACGCGTGGTGGACGTCTTTGCCAAGCGCCCGCAGGTCCAGGAACGCATGACGAGCCAGATCGCCGACACGATCGTGCAGTATCTCGATCCGGCCGGCGTCATCGTGGTCATCGAGGCCGAGCACCTGTGCATGTCGATGCGCGGCGTCAAGAAGCCCGGCTCCGAGACGGTAACGAGTGCCGTGCGCGGCATCTTCGAGCGCAACGCGCCCACGCGCGCCGAGGCGATGGCGCTGATCACCCAGAGGGGTCGCGGGTGACGCACGCCGACGAACACGGGCTCTCAACTTCCGCGGCGCGGGCTGCCGCCGGTGCTGGCGAGCCCGCGTCCGCCGAGTCGCCTCTCGCCGGCAGTCAGCCTACCCCGGTCGCCACCCCGCGCGTGTGGCGCTGCGGCCGCTTCGAGCTGAAGCTGGACCGCCCGCTCGTGATGGGCATCCTCAACGTTACGCCCGACTCGTTCTCGGACGGCGGACGCTTCGACGATCCTGCCGCCGCTGTCGCGCATGCCGAGCGCCTGATCTCCGAGGGCGCCGCAATTCTCGACGTTGGCGGCGAGTCGACCCGGCCGGGCGCCGAGCCCGTCCCAGTTGTCGCCGAGCTCTCGCGCGTCCGTCCGGTGGTGTTGCGCTACGCCACGGAGGACGTCCCCGTCTCGGTGGACACTCGCCATGCCGAGGTCGCCGAGGCGTGCGTGCAGGCCGGCGCGAGCATCATCAACGACGTGTCCGGCTTCCGCGACCGAGCCATGGTCGATGTTGCCGTAGCTTGCGACGTTGGTGTGGTCGTGATGCACATGCTCGGCGAGCCGCAGACCATGCAGGACCGGCCGTACTACGACGACGTCGTCGTCGAGGTGGGCGGCTACTTGGTGGCGCAGGCCACAATGCTTGAGGCCGCGGGTGTGGCGCGCGAGCGAATCGCCCTGGACCCGGGCATCGGCTTCGGCAAGTCCATCGAGCACAACCTCGAGTTGCTGCGTCGCCTTCCCGAACTCGCCGAGCTTGGGTTCCCGCTCGTCCTGGGCGTGTCGCGAAAGCGCTTCATCGGAGAGATTGGCGGTGTCGAGGAGCCGCTCGAGCGCCTGGGTGGGTCGATTGCCGCGGCGCTGTTCGCCGCCGAGCACGGCGCCAACGTCCTTCGCGTCCACGACGTCGCTCCCACTTTGCAGGCGCTGGCGATCCAGCAGGCCCTCCGCACGGAGTAGCGCCGTCTGCGCGACGCGTTTCGTGCCGATGCCGCCCACTGCGTGGCGCGTACGTTGCATCCGTATATCCAGCCCATTACATATGCTCGGGCGGATTGGTGCATACCGGGCACTCTACTCTGGTAGAATGTGCGCGTCTTGGGAGGGGTGCGGGCCGGCAAAACCCGCACATTCCGCTACTGGAGGAGAAATGCCCAATCTGCCGTTGTACCTTGGTATCGTCGCGGGAGTTCTAGCTGCGGCCTACGCTGGCATCCTCGTCATGAGGATCAACAAGTTGCCTGCGGGCAACGAGAAGATGCAGGAGATTGCCGGCTCGATTCAAGAGGGCGCGATGGCGTACCTCGGACGGCAGTACCGCACCGTCGGTATTGTGGCCGTCGTTCTTGCGATCGCAATCGCGATTCCCGGCTTCTTCGGGGTCACCGGCTTCGGCGTCTGGACGTCGATCGGTTTCCTGCTGGGCGGCTCGGCTTCGGCCGCGGCCGGCTTCATCGGCATGGGCATCTCGGTTCGCGCCAACGTGCGCACCGCTGAAGCTGCTCGTGGGGGTCTCGGCAAGGCGCTGACCGTCGCGTTCGAGGCCGGTTCTGTCACGGGACTGTTCGTGGTCGGGCTCGGCATCCTGTCGGTCTCGATCATGGCACTGCTCGTCTCGGCCGGGATTGCACCGACCTCGGCGTTGGTGGGCCTCGGCTTCGGTGGCTCGCTCATCTCGGTCTTCGCCCGTCTGGGCGGCGGCATCTTCACCAAGGCCGCTGACGTGGGCGCCGACCTCGTGGGCAAGGTCGAAGCGGGCATTCCGGAGGACGACCCCCGCAACCCCGCCGTCATCGCCGACAACGTCGGCGACAACGTCGGCGACTGCGCCGGCATGGCTGCCGACCTGTTCGAGACGTACGTGGTCACAACCGTTGCCGCGATGCTCATCGGCATCCTCGCGTTTGGCCAGATCGGCATGGCGTTTTCGCTCGGCATGCCGCTTGCGCTTGGCGCGGTCTCGATCGTCGCGTCGATCATCGGTACGTTCTTCGTGCGCATGAGCCCCAACGGCACGATCATGGGTGCGCTCTACAAGGGCCTGTGGGCTGCAGCCGCCATCGCGGCGATCCTGTTCTACCCGGTCATCTCGTGGCTGACGCCTTCGGTCCAGGTGTTCAAGCTGACCGCGATCGGTCACACCCTCGTCGCCGTGGGCGCCACGGTTGGTCCTAACCCCATGACGATCTGGTTCTGCGCGCTCGTCGGCATCGCGCTGACTGCAGCCATGGTCTACATCACCGACTACTACACCGGCTCGAAGTTCCGCCCGGTCACTTCCATCGCCCAGGCGTCGGTCACCGGTCACGGCACCAACGTCATCCAAGGTCTCGCGGTGGGCATGGAGGCGACCGGTCTGCCCGTCATCGCCATCGCCATCGCCACCTTGCTCAGCTACTCATTGGCCGGCATCTACGGCATCGCCGTCGCTGCGCTCTCCATGCTTTCGATGGCGGGCATCGTCGTTGCTATCGACGCCTTCGGCCCGGTTACCGACAACGCCGGTGGTATCGCCGAGATGGCCGGTCTGCCGGCTGAGGTGCGTACGGTCACCGATGCGCTCGACGCCGTCGGCAACACTACGAAGGCCGTCACGAAGGGCTATGCAATCGCATCGGCCGCGCTAGCTGCCGTCGTGCTCTTCAGCGACTTCACCCACGCGATCACCGAGCAGCTCGGCCAGCGCCTCGCGCTCGTGTTCAACCTGAGTGACCCGCGCGTGCTTGTCGGTCTCTTCATCGGCGGCGCGCTGCCGTTCCTGTTTGCCTCGCTCGCGATGACCGCTGTCGGCAAGGCCGCCGGCGCGGTGGTCGAAGAGGTGCGTCGTCAGTTCCGCGAGATGCCGGGCATCATGGCGGGCACGCAGAAGCCAGACAACGCTCGCTGTGTCGACCTCGTGACTCAGGCTGCTCTCAGGGAGATGACGCTTCCCGCGCTCATCCCGACCGGCGTACCGGTGCTCATCATCATCCTGGGCTTCATCCTCAAGGCCGTTGGGTTCCCCAATGCGTTCGAGTTCACCTCGCTCCTCCTCGGTGGCGCGTTGGTCGGTACCATCGTGACCGGCCTGTTCGTCGCCATCTCCATGACCTCGGGCGGCGGCGCATGGGACAACGCCAAGAAGCGCTTTGAGGATGGCTTCGTGGACAAGGACGGCGTCAAGTGGCTCAAGGGTAGCGAGGCCCACAAGGCCGCCGTTACCGGCGACACCGTCGGCGATCCGTACAAGGACACGGCCGGCCCTGCGCTCAACTCGATGATCAAGGTGTTCAACATCGTGGCGCTGCTTCTGGTGCCGCTGCTGGTCCTCCTCGCGAAGTAGGCTGGCGACCGACTTCGCGGTCGCCAACGGGCCGGCTTCCAGCTGACGGGCTTCGCCTGCAGCTGAACCGGCCGGAACTACCTGAACATGCGAGCGGCCCTCGGCTACGTCAGCCGAGGGCCGCTTTTGTGTGCTGTCTGTGTGGGAACGACTTCTCGGCAAGCGGAGGGGAATACTGTCACTACGAGCGCGTGTGAAGCGCCACTCTTAGAAGGAGACCGACGATGACCACTGCCTACATCGGACTTGGCAGCAATGAAGGCGATCGCCTGGCAAACCTGGCAGCAGCCGTTGAAGCAATCACCGAGATTCCCGACACGCACGTCGAGCGCGTGTCTCACGCGTATGAGTCCGAGCCCGCATACGTGACCGACCAGCCCAATTTTGCAAACGCTGTCGCGGAGATCACGACATCGCTCGAGTCGACTCAGTTGCTCGGCTACCTGCAGTCGCTCGAGGAGTCGATGGGCCGCGTACGCGACGTGGAGAACGGGCCGCGCACGATCGACCTCGACATCCTGTTGTTCGGCGACGAGGAGATGACGTCCGACGAGCTGACGATCCCGCATCCTCGGATGCTCGAGCGCGAGTTCGTCGTCGTGCCGCTACTTGATATCGCGCCGCGTCTACACATGCCCGACGGCACTCTCATCACACGCGAGGGTGTGAAGGTCGGCGACCTTGTGGGCGACATGGGGCCGGTGGCCGATCTGGGCGTCATGCGTAACGACCCGGCGCTCGTCGAGGACTGGGTCGAGATCGCCACATGCCAAGGAGGCAACGACGTCGTCGCTGGTTGGGATGCGGCAATCAGCATTCAGCGCCAGGTTCTGGAAGACGCCGGCATCCCGTACGCGTTCGATCCGTATCCTCCAGACGCCGCGATGGACGTCTGGGGCATGCCGACGACGTTCCGGCTTCTCGTCCCGTCCGACTACGCCGACAAAGCGAACATCTTGATTGCCGAGGTTATGGCCGCGGAGCCGCAGTTCCCGGACGACCTGGGAGGACCGGCTCCTGAATAGAGCAGACACCCTCCGCGCGAGAGGCTACGGCCCGCCGTCGCAGCAGGTGGTGGGCTGGAGTGAAGCTGTATACTGTGCTTCCTCGTCGGAGGCGTTGCGTGGACCTGGCAACCGGCCAGGCTGCGACAGCGGGACCGTTTGGAGGCACTTATGAGCGCACAAGCTCAACCGGGCAAGACTCCCCGTGTCACTGCGCCAGCGCTTCGCGCTCTGAAGGAATCGGGCCGCCCCATCGTCATGCTCACCGCGTACGACTACCACTCGGCGCGCCTCGTTGAGGCTGCCGGCGTCGACTCGATACTCGTGGGCGACTCGCTCGGCATGACCGTCCTGGGCGAAGCGTCGACCCTGCCCGTCACCATGGAGGACATGGTGCGAGCCACGCGTGCGGTTACCCATGCGGTCTCCCGCGTACTGGTCGTAGCCGACATGCCCTTCATGAGCTACCAGGCCGACTACGCGGAGGGCATGCGAAACGCCGCGCGCTTCCTGGCCGAGGCGGGGGCGCAGGCCGTCAAGCTCGAAGGCGCCAGCGACGACACGCTCGTCCTGGTCGAAGGGCTCACGGCGGCCGGGATTCCCGTGATGGGGCATCTC from Coriobacteriia bacterium includes:
- the folK gene encoding 2-amino-4-hydroxy-6-hydroxymethyldihydropteridine diphosphokinase, coding for MTTAYIGLGSNEGDRLANLAAAVEAITEIPDTHVERVSHAYESEPAYVTDQPNFANAVAEITTSLESTQLLGYLQSLEESMGRVRDVENGPRTIDLDILLFGDEEMTSDELTIPHPRMLEREFVVVPLLDIAPRLHMPDGTLITREGVKVGDLVGDMGPVADLGVMRNDPALVEDWVEIATCQGGNDVVAGWDAAISIQRQVLEDAGIPYAFDPYPPDAAMDVWGMPTTFRLLVPSDYADKANILIAEVMAAEPQFPDDLGGPAPE
- a CDS encoding sodium-translocating pyrophosphatase, which encodes MPNLPLYLGIVAGVLAAAYAGILVMRINKLPAGNEKMQEIAGSIQEGAMAYLGRQYRTVGIVAVVLAIAIAIPGFFGVTGFGVWTSIGFLLGGSASAAAGFIGMGISVRANVRTAEAARGGLGKALTVAFEAGSVTGLFVVGLGILSVSIMALLVSAGIAPTSALVGLGFGGSLISVFARLGGGIFTKAADVGADLVGKVEAGIPEDDPRNPAVIADNVGDNVGDCAGMAADLFETYVVTTVAAMLIGILAFGQIGMAFSLGMPLALGAVSIVASIIGTFFVRMSPNGTIMGALYKGLWAAAAIAAILFYPVISWLTPSVQVFKLTAIGHTLVAVGATVGPNPMTIWFCALVGIALTAAMVYITDYYTGSKFRPVTSIAQASVTGHGTNVIQGLAVGMEATGLPVIAIAIATLLSYSLAGIYGIAVAALSMLSMAGIVVAIDAFGPVTDNAGGIAEMAGLPAEVRTVTDALDAVGNTTKAVTKGYAIASAALAAVVLFSDFTHAITEQLGQRLALVFNLSDPRVLVGLFIGGALPFLFASLAMTAVGKAAGAVVEEVRRQFREMPGIMAGTQKPDNARCVDLVTQAALREMTLPALIPTGVPVLIIILGFILKAVGFPNAFEFTSLLLGGALVGTIVTGLFVAISMTSGGGAWDNAKKRFEDGFVDKDGVKWLKGSEAHKAAVTGDTVGDPYKDTAGPALNSMIKVFNIVALLLVPLLVLLAK